Within Candidatus Woesearchaeota archaeon, the genomic segment TCTTCTCGCGTGTTTTTGATGTTGAGACTTCAAACCCTTCAAAGTTGATGCGTCCAAGAGGAATGGACTCCGGCGTTGTATGTCCAAGTGCTGCGTGAATGAGCGCTTGCCTTTTTGCATTATCTGCGTGATCCTTTCCTCGAATAGCATGAGTAACTCTTAATTCCATATCATCAATAGCAACTGCAAAGTTCATAAGGGGCCAAACACGATATTTTTTCCCTTGTCGAGGATGCTCGTCAGTAACAATTCTAAAAAGAGGAAAGTCACGCATTGCAGGATTCTTGTGACCAAGATCGCTTCTCCATCTCACTACTGCTTCACCCGCGTGAAATTCCGTGTGCATTTTTTTCCACCGAGAAACATGTTCTTCACACGAAAGAGTTCTACAAGGACAAGGCGTGCTCGTCGCTATTAATTCACGAAAATCCTCTGGGCTACACGTACAGACATACATCCAGTTTTCTTCTATGAGTCTAAGAGCGTACGCGTAATAGAGTTCAAGACGATCACTTTGGATGATGACTTCAATATCTTCTTCTGCAAGCCAATTCATGTCTCTTGGAAGAAGCGTGTATGCTACAGGGTCTATGTTGTTGGGATTAGTATCTTCAATACGTAAGTAACATTTGCCACCATACTTTTTTGCATACTCAATGTTTAATGATGCAACGTAGGCATGTCCTATGTGCAGAGGTCCTGATGCAGAAGGCGCAAAGCGAGTTACGACTTTTGATGTATCTCCTGGTAGGTCTTTAAGCCCGCTTTTTCTTTCTTTCTTCTCAAGCAGCTCCGGAAATTTATCTTCGAGTTCAATGAGTATTTCTTCGGCTGAAAGAGAGGAGACTTCCTCGCAGATTTCGCGAATGGTCTCATTTACTTCTCTTGCTTGTGCTCGTAATTGAGGATTCTCACCTAGAACTTTTCCAATGATTCTGCCAGGCTCAGGTTTACCATAGCGATGAGCGTTTTGCAAAACGTATTTTCGGATGATTTCATGCATGTGTTCATTGCATTTTATTGATTATTTAAAGCTTTGGCACACTTCCCCTGAGCAATGATCGCCTGCGGTTGGGCGGGTGGATAGGACGTCTTACGGGCACAATGTTTATAAAAGAACAGAACCATATACAACATCATGGCAACTCGAAAAACCAGTACAATCCCAAAAGCCCCTGTTGCAAGAATTCTTATGAATGC encodes:
- a CDS encoding glutamate--tRNA ligase, whose protein sequence is MHEIIRKYVLQNAHRYGKPEPGRIIGKVLGENPQLRAQAREVNETIREICEEVSSLSAEEILIELEDKFPELLEKKERKSGLKDLPGDTSKVVTRFAPSASGPLHIGHAYVASLNIEYAKKYGGKCYLRIEDTNPNNIDPVAYTLLPRDMNWLAEEDIEVIIQSDRLELYYAYALRLIEENWMYVCTCSPEDFRELIATSTPCPCRTLSCEEHVSRWKKMHTEFHAGEAVVRWRSDLGHKNPAMRDFPLFRIVTDEHPRQGKKYRVWPLMNFAVAIDDMELRVTHAIRGKDHADNAKRQALIHAALGHTTPESIPLGRINFEGFEVSTSKTREKIEAGEYEGWDDIRLPFLGAFARRGFAPIAFRKYAIDVGISKTDKSVTMEDYYKALYAHNKAALEEIADRYFFVAQPVKITVEGAPSIHVVLDRHPELRKGGREHNTASVFYIAADDYASISDGEEFRLRDCMNVRREGDNFVFVSLSYQDFSGKKIIHWSVDEEPVVVRMPDNTLVQGYGEKYVADVRVGDVVQFERFGFVRKDSEDEFWYGC